A region from the Bombyx mori chromosome 15, ASM3026992v2 genome encodes:
- the LOC101737762 gene encoding uncharacterized protein LOC101737762 isoform X1, producing the protein MMLRKVVMSSMGAIALVPVIKAAAPINEESNGPAKPPPMRVSELPLYETPHADYAEYLEAKAHEQKTSYLKSALLPPVRALREQVQTFVDQTDFIKHSIQDNYHEFQDKSEWIFKYLREEENKEVRYGAVAMGGLTGFIFGLRGGFIRRIIYAGAGTTAMGLVCFPEDTKEIYKNNSVLAKQYINIAYNFLYGVKPGDPQLEVKFPELSLPKDFSEFVEMTVSLASSFKQAVMPPPKEVPEVSKSSEKAE; encoded by the exons ATG ATGCTTAGAAAAGTGGTGATGAGTTCTATGGGGGCTATTGCTTTGGTTCCGGTTATCAAAGCGGCCGCCCCTATCAACGAGGAATCAAATGGTCCCGCGAAGCCTCCACCCATGCGGGTATCGGAACTACCATTATATGAAACTCCACATGCCGATTATGCTGA gTATCTTGAAGCCAAAGCCCATGAGCAGAAGACAAGTTACCTTAAATCAGCATTATTACCTCCAGTACGTGCTCTAAGAGAACAAGTGCAAACATTTGTAGATCAGACAGATTTCATCAAACACTCCATTCAGGATAACTACCACGAATTCCAAGATAAGTCAGAAT GGATCTTTAAGTATTTGCGCGAGGAAGAAAATAAAGAAGTAAGATATGGAGCTGTTGCAATGGGTGGTCTCACAGGCTTCATATTTGGACTCAGGGGTGGATTTATTAGG aGAATAATATATGCTGGTGCGGGTACCACAGCAATGGGACTAGTTTGCTTCCCTGAAGATACTAAAGAAATTTACAAGAACAATTCTGTCCTAGCTAAGCAGTACATCAATATTGCATATAATTTCTTATATGGAG TGAAACCAGGTGATCCACAGCTAGAAGTGAAATTCCCAGAGTTGTCTTTACCTAAAGATTTCTCGGAATTTGTCGAGATGACAGTTTCATTAGCTTCATCCTTCAAACAGGCTGTAATGCCACCACCCAAGGAGGTTCCTGAAGTTTCTAAATCATCAGAGAAAGCTGAATAG
- the LOC101737762 gene encoding uncharacterized protein LOC101737762 isoform X2: MLRKVVMSSMGAIALVPVIKAAAPINEESNGPAKPPPMRVSELPLYETPHADYAEYLEAKAHEQKTSYLKSALLPPVRALREQVQTFVDQTDFIKHSIQDNYHEFQDKSEWIFKYLREEENKEVRYGAVAMGGLTGFIFGLRGGFIRRIIYAGAGTTAMGLVCFPEDTKEIYKNNSVLAKQYINIAYNFLYGVKPGDPQLEVKFPELSLPKDFSEFVEMTVSLASSFKQAVMPPPKEVPEVSKSSEKAE; encoded by the exons ATGCTTAGAAAAGTGGTGATGAGTTCTATGGGGGCTATTGCTTTGGTTCCGGTTATCAAAGCGGCCGCCCCTATCAACGAGGAATCAAATGGTCCCGCGAAGCCTCCACCCATGCGGGTATCGGAACTACCATTATATGAAACTCCACATGCCGATTATGCTGA gTATCTTGAAGCCAAAGCCCATGAGCAGAAGACAAGTTACCTTAAATCAGCATTATTACCTCCAGTACGTGCTCTAAGAGAACAAGTGCAAACATTTGTAGATCAGACAGATTTCATCAAACACTCCATTCAGGATAACTACCACGAATTCCAAGATAAGTCAGAAT GGATCTTTAAGTATTTGCGCGAGGAAGAAAATAAAGAAGTAAGATATGGAGCTGTTGCAATGGGTGGTCTCACAGGCTTCATATTTGGACTCAGGGGTGGATTTATTAGG aGAATAATATATGCTGGTGCGGGTACCACAGCAATGGGACTAGTTTGCTTCCCTGAAGATACTAAAGAAATTTACAAGAACAATTCTGTCCTAGCTAAGCAGTACATCAATATTGCATATAATTTCTTATATGGAG TGAAACCAGGTGATCCACAGCTAGAAGTGAAATTCCCAGAGTTGTCTTTACCTAAAGATTTCTCGGAATTTGTCGAGATGACAGTTTCATTAGCTTCATCCTTCAAACAGGCTGTAATGCCACCACCCAAGGAGGTTCCTGAAGTTTCTAAATCATCAGAGAAAGCTGAATAG